In the genome of uncultured Flavobacterium sp., the window GAAAATCAATAAAGATATTTGTTCCCAAAGTAAAAACTCCAATCAATAATGCGATCAAAACACTAATCCCTGACATGATTAAGATTACTCCTAAAAATTTTGCAAAGATTTTAAAAACCGTCATAACAAAGTCTCCAAATGAACTACTTATTCTCTCAGCTCCCGACTTTACCTGGTTTCCCATTGCATCATAATCTGCATTTTTAAATTTCTCAGATAAGTTTTCAATCTCTTCACGAACTTTTTTTTCAATGTTCGAGATTGTAACCGGTTCTCCCGTCATTTCTAACTTCTCAGAAGTTGTAATAGCTTCCGGAGTAACAACCCAAAGAACAAAATAAGCTAGAATCCCAGTTCCAAAACCTGCAAAAACAAATATTAAGAAAATGATTTTTATCCAAACTGCGTCAATTCCAAAATAATGTCCTAAACCGGTTGCAACACCACCAATCATACCTTTTTCTTTATCACGGTATAATTTTTTATGTTTTCTTGCACCGTACTCATTAAAAGACTGATTTGGTTTTTCTTCATCCTCAATGATATAGTCTTCTGGTTGCCCCATAACCGTAATCACTTCATCAACATCTTTCAAGCCTACAACATGTTTCTCGCTTTTTTGTTTTTCTGTTAATAATTCAGAAACACGCATTTCGATATCTTTAATAATTTCATCCTGACCAGACGAGTTGTTAAGTGATCGTTTTATAGCGTCAAAATAGCGTGTCAATTTTAAATATGCGTCTTCATCGATGTGAAAAAACATACCGCCTAAGTTAATATTTACTGTTTTGTTCATGACTTATTGATTTTGATTGGTGATTAGATTTACGGCGTCAGACAATTCTGTCCAGGTACCGCTAAGTTCGTTTAAAAATGTTTGTCCTATTTCGGTTAATCCATAATATTTTCGAGGTGGCCCTGAAGTCGATTCTTCCCAACGATAATTAAGCAAACCGTCGTTTTTCAGCCTAGTCAAAAGTGGGTAAACTGTTCCCTCAACAACTAGTAATTTTGCGTTTTTTAAAGTGTCTAATATTTCTGATGTGTAAGCATCTTTTTCTTTTAATACTGATAAGATGCAAAACTCAAGAACACCTTTGCGCATCTGTGCTTTTGTGTTTTCAATGTTCATAATTTCATTTTGTTTTTTTTAGATTGAACAATTCGTTTTTTGATTGATGATGATTGATTGATGATTGATTTCGAAACCTTTATGATGATTGGTCAATAATGTCCCGACTATAACTTTTAATTTTTTATGTCACACTGAGCGAAGTCGAAGTGCTTCATAATATTGATTACTTTATAAAAGGAATCGTTAACGGATATTTATACAATTCTCCGTTTGAAGCTTTTATCGAAGCATAAATCACTAAAAAGAATTCAACAAATTTTAGCAAGCAAAAAAGTAAAACTGCTGTTGCTCCAATACTTAATAATGCAATGTTTCCCTGAAAATTAATGTTTCTGATAAAGAAATCATCGTCGTTAAAAACAGCTTCCATTGGAAGATTCTGAAAAATAACAGTGACGAAGATCGGAATCGCAATCAAAGCCAGAATCAACGTATAAAGCAATAAGCTTAATTGAAAATTCAACGTTTGTTTTCCGTGGTGATTTACAAATTCTGATTTGTCTTTGTAACTCGTCCAGATCAATATCGGGAAAATATAATTCCCAAACGGAATAATGTATTGTGTCAAAGTACTTAAATGTGTGAACGTTGCAGTGTTCTTTTCTGATGTTGTTTCCATGATGAGTGGTGTTGTTGTTTCCATGATTAAAAGTATATAGTAATTTCTTATACAAATATATGGCTAAAAGACAGTATCTTGTTTTGCATAGTACTAATTATTAACAAAATTTTAACAAGTTTAAAATTAGAGAGCAACTTATAACGAGTTGAAAATCATTGTTAAGTCTTGATTTTACTGACAAATCAGGAAAGTAATTGTAATTTATTGTGCGTGCATAGTTTTTTTGTATTTTTACATAAAAAAACAAATACCATGGCAATATCAGTTTCTAAACTCAACAAATTTGTATTATTCAAACTACCATCGGCATACATTTGCGGTGTACGTGTAAAGGCAATCGACAAAGACAGATGCGTGGTAAGTGTAAAACACAGATGGATCAATCAGAATCCTTTTAATTCAATGTACTTTGCAGTTCAGGCAATGGCAGCCGAATTAACAACAGGAGCTTTAGTGATTTCTCAAATTCAGCAAAGCGGAAAAAAAATCTCAATGTTGGTGGCTAATAATAAAGGTAACTTTACTAAAAAAGCGACCGGAAGAATAACATTTGCTTGCAACGACGGACATTTAATCGCCGAAGCAATCCAAAGAACAATTGCAACAGGTGAGGGACAAACCTTCTGGATGAAATCTATTGGAACAAATGAAGAAGGAGTTCAGGTCTCAGAAATAGATTTTGAGTGGAGCGTTAAATTGAAATAGGTTTTTTTGCCACGATTTTCACGAATTTTCACGAATTATTTTTTTTTATAAAATGCTAAAGCACTTTAATTTTAAAATTAGTGTCAATTCGTGAAATTCGCGGCAAGAAAAAAACATAAAAAAAGATCTCAAGCAATTGAGATCTTTTTTTGTTTGTAATGTTTTGTTAATCAGAAAGTTTTATTGTGTCACTTTGGTATTTTTTGAACTTTTCTTTTGTATTTTTAATTCATAATTTTTTTTACACAAAAAAACAGCTTGTTAATTTTATCTTCATTTAACAACAATAGTTTTACGTTCAAGTTAAGTTTGAAAGCCTCGAAGATTTAGAATTAAATTTTGAGATTCCTTTATTTAAAAACTTTCGCCTAAAAAATAGTAAGATTTATGGATGGTAAAAAACAAATATTTCAGACCGTTACCCAAAAACGCTGGAGAACTTTTCAATGGTCAAGCCGACTTATTTTGTTTATTCTGATTTTAATGGTTCCAATTTTCTTTATTACTTTAAAAAGAGGATTAAAACCACCTTTACCACTTTTAGCTAACAGCAGCCGAACAGGGCATAGTTTAGAAAATCCCATTACACCGAAAGATTTAAGTGATAAAGAACTCAAAAAGTTTAAAGGGTTTGATTATTTTTTAAGAGCAAAAACTAAGATTGAAAAACTAAAAAATCAGCCAATAGTTCCCAAAACTTCCTCAGAAGTCCGGGCCGCTTTTTATGTCGACTGGGATCCGCAAAGTTTATTTTCACTGCAAAAAAATATTGATAAACTCAATATGGTAGTCCCGGAATGGTTTTTTATAGATCCAAAAACCGATTTGCTGCGAACAGAAATTGATACGGCAGCATTAAAAGTGATAAAAAAAGGAAAGGTAAAAATCCTTCCATTAATCAATAACATCAACGAATCGTTAGGCGAAGGCGAGTTTGACGGTGATCTTATTCATCGTATTCTTCATGATACTAACAAAAGGGAAAGACTTATTAATGATATTGTAAAAGCATTAAAAAAATATGATTTACAAGGCATTAATATCGATTTTGAGGAATTTAAAGAAAATAGTGATGAACCCATAATTGCTTTTCAAAAGGCATTATATGAAAAACTGCATCCGTTGGGTTATCTTGTTT includes:
- a CDS encoding PadR family transcriptional regulator translates to MNIENTKAQMRKGVLEFCILSVLKEKDAYTSEILDTLKNAKLLVVEGTVYPLLTRLKNDGLLNYRWEESTSGPPRKYYGLTEIGQTFLNELSGTWTELSDAVNLITNQNQ
- a CDS encoding DUF4870 domain-containing protein gives rise to the protein METTTPLIMETTSEKNTATFTHLSTLTQYIIPFGNYIFPILIWTSYKDKSEFVNHHGKQTLNFQLSLLLYTLILALIAIPIFVTVIFQNLPMEAVFNDDDFFIRNINFQGNIALLSIGATAVLLFCLLKFVEFFLVIYASIKASNGELYKYPLTIPFIK
- a CDS encoding DUF4442 domain-containing protein, producing MAISVSKLNKFVLFKLPSAYICGVRVKAIDKDRCVVSVKHRWINQNPFNSMYFAVQAMAAELTTGALVISQIQQSGKKISMLVANNKGNFTKKATGRITFACNDGHLIAEAIQRTIATGEGQTFWMKSIGTNEEGVQVSEIDFEWSVKLK